A region from the Dehalococcoidia bacterium genome encodes:
- a CDS encoding EamA family transporter: MTWVLLSLGSTITFAFISAMDKILIARFTPNPRTFIVMVGLTQFILAVVILPWVEWTGYTNQHIVLAIVSGLTSGGYLVLMFWVMGTQDVSRVIPVTSTYPIFVAVLAFFLLGEQVGLLAWVGIVVTVAGAALMSLGPTARARDRGRGQMFAFALLIFASLGFGLSQVFSKMVADSMDVWTLFFWRALGNGAACVVFSIKPRGMRDLIDTLRRPTSVGLILFTEGALVFVALAFLLGAIYSGPVSLVSTVMATRPLFVFALGIILSIGVSNVLNEPLERKILVIKTLSIVMTVGGVVAVTLAY; this comes from the coding sequence ATGACTTGGGTACTTCTCTCCCTCGGCAGCACAATCACCTTCGCCTTTATCTCGGCGATGGACAAGATTCTGATTGCCAGGTTCACTCCCAATCCTCGGACCTTCATCGTGATGGTCGGCCTAACTCAGTTCATTCTGGCAGTCGTCATATTGCCTTGGGTGGAGTGGACCGGGTACACGAACCAGCATATCGTACTAGCAATTGTCTCCGGTCTGACATCAGGGGGGTACCTTGTGCTCATGTTCTGGGTGATGGGCACTCAGGACGTCTCGCGAGTCATACCGGTCACATCCACGTACCCTATTTTCGTCGCCGTCCTGGCGTTCTTCCTACTTGGCGAACAGGTTGGTTTGCTCGCCTGGGTTGGCATAGTCGTCACGGTTGCCGGCGCGGCGTTGATGTCTCTCGGCCCGACCGCTAGAGCAAGGGACAGGGGACGTGGCCAGATGTTCGCCTTCGCCCTCCTCATATTCGCAAGCTTGGGTTTCGGACTGAGCCAGGTCTTCAGCAAGATGGTCGCCGACAGCATGGACGTCTGGACTCTCTTCTTCTGGAGAGCTCTGGGGAACGGCGCCGCTTGTGTGGTGTTTTCCATCAAGCCCAGGGGCATGAGAGACTTGATCGACACTCTGCGAAGGCCCACGTCGGTAGGCCTCATACTCTTCACGGAGGGCGCGCTGGTGTTCGTAGCACTCGCCTTCCTTCTGGGAGCGATCTACTCAGGCCCCGTCTCGCTGGTATCTACGGTCATGGCAACCCGCCCCCTGTTCGTCTTCGCACTTGGAATCATCCTCAGCATCGGTGTATCAAACGTGCTGAACGAGCCCCTCGAACGCAAGATTCTGGTCATTAAGACTCTGTCCATAGTTATGACCGTTGGCGGCGTAGTGGCCGTTACCCTGGCCTACTGA
- a CDS encoding amidase has product MTNLDQELAFAPATELRELIASRQVTSVELTEMYLTRIDSLDGQLNSYLTLTPDIALAQARRADEATARGETLGALHGLPVSLKDLQMTKGVRTTGGSLAYKDRVPDADAACVEKVLGAGAVMLGKTNTPEFGLLGANENRLGEPCRNPWNTERTSGGSSGGAGAAIAAGLCALATGGDGGGSIRIPASFNGIYGIKPTQGRISSYTGVDAPPAANITSQQGPLTRTVADTALMMQVMAGYDPRDSGSLRQPVPDFMGALDQSIEGLRIGWSPDFGYHPADEEVTVVSQAGAEVFAELGCSVDESDLSLDNPFDTWIVFFAGNGYAVNGHLLDDPDDPLTWYGRWAIEWGARLTMPDYIRALGERDRMVNQFMDQFDKFDLLVSPTMPTTAFSTEEYPQTVGGLEPYPIPAWGFVPYTHPINTIGFTAASIPCGFDSDGMPVGLHIIGKPGDEETVLAASAAFEAARPWAHLKPQVS; this is encoded by the coding sequence ATGACCAACCTAGACCAGGAACTCGCATTTGCACCGGCGACTGAGTTGCGCGAGCTTATCGCAAGCAGGCAGGTCACATCGGTAGAGCTTACCGAGATGTACCTGACTCGCATAGATAGTCTCGATGGACAGCTCAACTCATACCTGACGCTGACTCCTGACATTGCGCTCGCACAGGCTCGGCGTGCGGACGAAGCGACTGCGAGGGGTGAAACACTCGGGGCGCTCCACGGTCTTCCCGTCTCGCTCAAAGACCTGCAGATGACCAAGGGCGTTCGAACAACGGGCGGCTCTCTTGCATACAAAGACAGGGTGCCGGACGCGGATGCGGCCTGTGTCGAGAAGGTGCTCGGTGCAGGGGCAGTGATGTTGGGAAAGACCAATACTCCTGAGTTCGGACTACTCGGAGCTAACGAGAACCGATTGGGAGAGCCATGCCGTAACCCCTGGAACACCGAAAGGACGTCTGGGGGATCAAGTGGCGGTGCAGGCGCGGCTATAGCCGCTGGCCTGTGCGCACTGGCTACCGGCGGCGACGGTGGAGGTTCTATTCGCATTCCCGCAAGCTTCAATGGCATCTACGGGATCAAGCCGACGCAGGGCCGAATCTCAAGCTACACCGGTGTGGACGCCCCTCCGGCTGCGAATATCACCAGCCAGCAGGGTCCATTGACTCGGACCGTTGCAGATACAGCCCTTATGATGCAGGTCATGGCTGGATATGACCCGAGGGACTCAGGCTCGCTCAGGCAACCGGTACCTGACTTCATGGGTGCACTGGACCAGAGTATAGAGGGACTGCGAATCGGCTGGTCACCGGACTTCGGGTACCACCCGGCTGACGAGGAAGTTACGGTGGTATCTCAGGCCGGAGCCGAGGTGTTCGCTGAACTTGGGTGCAGCGTCGATGAGTCTGACCTGAGCCTCGACAATCCGTTTGACACCTGGATCGTCTTCTTCGCGGGGAATGGCTACGCGGTCAATGGGCACCTGCTGGACGACCCGGACGATCCGCTCACCTGGTATGGTCGCTGGGCGATCGAGTGGGGAGCGCGGTTGACGATGCCAGACTACATCCGCGCTCTGGGCGAACGAGACCGGATGGTCAACCAGTTCATGGACCAGTTCGACAAGTTCGATCTGCTGGTTTCCCCGACGATGCCTACGACCGCCTTCTCGACTGAGGAATACCCCCAGACCGTGGGCGGGCTGGAGCCGTACCCAATTCCGGCGTGGGGGTTCGTACCCTACACTCACCCGATCAACACGATCGGATTCACGGCGGCGAGCATACCGTGCGGGTTCGACTCAGACGGGATGCCTGTAGGGCTGCACATCATTGGCAAGCCGGGGGACGAAGAGACCGTGCTTGCGGCGTCTGCTGCCTTCGAGGCTGCGCGTCCCTGGGCCCATCTGAAACCTCAGGTATCATAG
- a CDS encoding VOC family protein → MPNPVAFFEIGGRDASQLGEFYKDLFGWNVQPYGKSGAGTDFHYVEPQDGGIGGGIMQTAGEMPPNYVMFYVGVEDLKAALEKVESLGGKTVVPPMPIPNDMGQIAVFMDPADNVIGLHSS, encoded by the coding sequence ATGCCAAATCCGGTTGCTTTCTTTGAAATCGGCGGGAGAGACGCTTCACAACTGGGAGAGTTCTATAAGGACCTCTTCGGGTGGAACGTGCAGCCCTATGGGAAGTCAGGTGCAGGCACCGATTTCCATTATGTAGAGCCCCAGGATGGAGGAATCGGAGGCGGGATAATGCAGACCGCCGGCGAGATGCCTCCAAACTACGTTATGTTCTACGTGGGAGTGGAAGACCTTAAGGCGGCTTTGGAGAAGGTCGAGAGCCTTGGGGGCAAGACTGTCGTTCCGCCTATGCCTATCCCGAATGACATGGGTCAGATTGCGGTATTCATGGATCCTGCGGACAATGTCATTGGGCTGCACTCTTCGTAG
- a CDS encoding mandelate racemase/muconate lactonizing enzyme family protein, with product MKITNVETFIVDAGWRPWMFVKVETDEGITGWGECSDGRSPHGIEGTIRDMKPLLIGKDPRAFEMRFQDMYRITRQSPGGIAAKAIAGLDCAFIDIKAKSLGISVVELFGGPTREQVRVYWSHCGSSRIRHHDILGTPPMDSWEAVTNLGHEVKERGFTALKTNILMPGQNATFGGGFSGGVGSTDQYAPKWLVPHVEKLIGTFRDAVGDDIDINLDLNFHFKTEGALRIAKVLEQFDMLWLEIDMYEPKSLRQIKDSTTTRICTGENLFYMRDFIPYFENHSADMFMIDVPWNGFSQSKKIGDLAEVYQHNVAPHNYYSHLSSYVSASLCATLPNVRIMEIDIDDVPWKDELTTTVPEIIDGYMTVPSGPGWGADINEEVALAHPWDENSLAGVQTGGYKVPR from the coding sequence ATGAAAATCACCAATGTCGAGACCTTCATCGTTGACGCTGGCTGGAGACCCTGGATGTTCGTCAAAGTCGAAACGGACGAGGGCATCACCGGCTGGGGAGAGTGCAGCGACGGCCGATCGCCCCACGGCATCGAGGGCACCATTCGCGATATGAAGCCGCTCCTCATCGGCAAGGACCCCAGGGCCTTCGAGATGCGCTTCCAGGACATGTACCGCATCACCCGCCAGAGTCCCGGTGGCATAGCGGCCAAGGCCATTGCCGGACTCGACTGCGCCTTCATAGACATCAAGGCCAAGTCGCTTGGCATCTCCGTCGTCGAGCTGTTCGGAGGTCCCACCAGGGAGCAGGTGCGAGTGTACTGGTCCCACTGCGGCAGTTCACGTATCAGGCATCACGACATCCTCGGCACCCCGCCCATGGACTCATGGGAGGCCGTGACCAACCTGGGTCACGAGGTCAAGGAACGCGGCTTCACCGCCCTGAAGACTAACATCCTCATGCCCGGACAGAATGCCACCTTTGGAGGAGGCTTCAGTGGTGGAGTCGGCTCCACCGACCAGTACGCTCCCAAGTGGCTCGTACCCCACGTCGAAAAGTTGATCGGCACGTTCCGGGACGCCGTCGGCGACGACATCGACATCAATCTCGACCTGAACTTCCACTTCAAGACCGAGGGCGCACTCCGCATTGCCAAGGTTCTCGAGCAGTTCGACATGCTCTGGCTTGAAATTGACATGTACGAGCCCAAGAGCCTGCGCCAGATCAAGGACTCGACTACCACGCGCATCTGCACCGGCGAAAACCTGTTCTACATGCGGGACTTCATCCCGTACTTCGAGAACCACTCCGCCGATATGTTCATGATCGACGTTCCATGGAACGGCTTCAGCCAGTCCAAGAAAATTGGCGACCTCGCCGAGGTCTACCAGCACAACGTCGCGCCCCACAACTACTATAGCCACCTATCCAGCTACGTTAGCGCAAGCCTGTGCGCCACGCTTCCGAACGTGCGAATCATGGAGATCGACATAGACGATGTACCATGGAAAGATGAGCTGACCACCACCGTCCCAGAGATAATCGACGGCTACATGACCGTGCCGTCAGGGCCCGGCTGGGGAGCCGACATCAACGAAGAAGTAGCTCTGGCCCACCCCTGGGATGAGAACAGCTTGGCTGGTGTACAGACCGGCGGCTACAAGGTGCCAAGGTAA
- a CDS encoding enoyl-CoA hydratase/isomerase family protein encodes MPEYEHILYEAKGTTRVITLNRPETLNAITEPMEADLHEALDIAEADPEARVIIIQGEGRAFSSGYDIASFQETDPESMIAKGSSAADHVSRWFYHDRNMVRNQTHILELSKPVIACVHGWCMGGGTWLSLTCDMTFCSEDAVFAQPEVRQISNTSFLWVLMAGYKNALRYSLTGDHIDAQEAFRIGLVNEVFEDKDAMMAEAFRLAERIALISPETVAANKYIATLGLEMMGLRNAITSNWLLSSIAHSSQRPDYNRREMMDAAKESGMRGFLKVRDDPFRPEPFGPRAEKKDD; translated from the coding sequence TTGCCCGAGTACGAACACATCCTCTACGAAGCAAAGGGCACCACCAGGGTCATCACCCTCAACCGCCCCGAAACTCTCAATGCCATCACAGAGCCGATGGAAGCCGACCTCCACGAAGCCCTCGACATAGCAGAGGCCGACCCCGAGGCACGTGTCATCATCATCCAGGGAGAGGGCAGGGCGTTCAGCTCAGGTTACGACATTGCCTCATTCCAGGAGACCGACCCCGAATCGATGATCGCCAAGGGGTCGAGCGCCGCCGACCATGTCTCCCGCTGGTTCTACCATGACCGCAACATGGTCAGGAACCAGACGCACATCCTCGAGCTTTCCAAGCCTGTCATCGCCTGCGTCCACGGCTGGTGCATGGGTGGAGGTACCTGGCTGTCCCTGACTTGCGACATGACGTTCTGTTCAGAGGACGCCGTGTTCGCGCAGCCTGAAGTCCGCCAGATTTCCAACACCAGCTTCCTCTGGGTACTTATGGCCGGCTATAAGAACGCCCTGAGATATTCGCTCACCGGCGACCACATCGACGCTCAGGAAGCATTCAGGATCGGACTCGTGAACGAGGTGTTCGAGGACAAGGACGCCATGATGGCCGAAGCGTTCCGCCTGGCCGAACGGATCGCGTTGATCAGTCCTGAGACCGTTGCGGCCAACAAGTACATCGCCACGCTAGGGCTGGAGATGATGGGCCTTCGTAACGCGATTACCAGCAACTGGCTGCTGTCCTCCATCGCGCACTCTTCCCAGCGACCAGACTACAACCGGCGCGAAATGATGGACGCTGCGAAAGAGAGCGGAATGCGCGGCTTCCTTAAAGTAAGGGACGACCCGTTCCGACCGGAGCCCTTCGGGCCAAGGGCTGAAAAGAAGGACGACTAA
- a CDS encoding alpha/beta hydrolase has product MTEPSSNYASVSGIRFHYVDWGRPSGDPDRPTLFLLHGDMRTSRSWDAVARHLCEQFHVIALDSRGHGDSEWPDSGYSFAQRIDDLEAFADFIQLRNVVAVAHSTGAVVAAMLSERRPDFFSKLMLLEPMVVVTEAFQRMVSQRAVRPRRTWANRDEMYDYLKKHPMTGKWRDDVIRDVVAHEAFELPNGRLDMKWANASMDWKEREGDYHDIRPTLRTLGKPIQFIVSDSRADSFQDVAKIAEETADFSMLTIPESAHNMYMDQPKLVADAVVRFVSSGC; this is encoded by the coding sequence GTGACAGAACCCTCGAGCAACTATGCCTCAGTCAGCGGCATAAGGTTCCACTACGTTGACTGGGGCAGACCGAGTGGGGATCCGGATCGCCCTACCCTGTTTCTGCTGCACGGTGACATGCGAACGAGCCGATCGTGGGATGCTGTAGCGCGTCACTTGTGTGAGCAGTTCCACGTCATCGCTCTTGACTCGCGCGGGCACGGTGACAGTGAATGGCCTGACTCTGGATACTCATTCGCGCAGCGGATTGACGACCTCGAGGCGTTTGCGGATTTCATCCAATTGCGGAACGTTGTGGCCGTGGCTCACTCCACAGGGGCAGTCGTCGCTGCGATGCTCTCTGAGCGCAGACCTGACTTCTTCAGCAAGCTCATGTTGCTGGAGCCGATGGTTGTGGTGACAGAGGCCTTTCAGCGGATGGTGTCGCAAAGGGCAGTAAGGCCCCGACGCACATGGGCTAACCGCGACGAGATGTACGATTATCTCAAGAAGCATCCTATGACGGGAAAGTGGCGCGACGACGTCATCAGGGACGTAGTGGCCCACGAAGCCTTCGAGTTACCAAATGGGCGGCTCGACATGAAGTGGGCCAATGCGAGCATGGACTGGAAGGAGCGCGAAGGGGACTACCACGACATCAGGCCGACCCTGAGAACGCTTGGTAAGCCTATCCAGTTCATCGTGAGCGACTCACGCGCTGACAGCTTTCAGGACGTGGCCAAGATCGCGGAGGAGACCGCGGACTTCAGCATGCTCACGATCCCCGAGAGCGCTCACAACATGTACATGGACCAGCCGAAGCTGGTGGCGGATGCTGTTGTCAGGTTCGTCTCTTCCGGGTGCTAG
- a CDS encoding dihydrodipicolinate synthase family protein produces MADKEIKGVIVPMLTPLNPDETVDIGSLRRLVNYLIDNGVHGLWASGTTGEFANLPDSERVRAMEATVDEVAGRVPVICNISSTSTKMSVELASEVRELGMDGIALTPPYYYPDSQDELADHYRYAQDQIGLPLWVYNIPQTVKTAVEPGTIAMLAAEGTVVGVKDSSGAGELLAQLNVLCDQGDLSLLRFLGTVFRVTSAGSVGVHGVIPGIANLVPEVCARGWEAGEAGDTETVRDCNGKLLTAQKVGAVAKGGSANAASFGGMKAALKQMGVIDHDIMSRPFRQLTEEEKSQIPPILEDLGLK; encoded by the coding sequence ATGGCAGACAAAGAGATCAAGGGCGTAATCGTTCCGATGCTGACGCCGTTGAACCCGGATGAGACGGTCGATATCGGGTCGCTTCGCAGGCTGGTTAACTATCTTATCGACAACGGAGTTCACGGTCTATGGGCATCCGGGACCACGGGCGAGTTTGCCAATCTCCCAGACTCGGAGCGGGTGCGAGCCATGGAGGCGACTGTCGACGAGGTTGCCGGCCGAGTCCCCGTGATCTGCAACATCTCCAGCACGTCCACCAAGATGTCGGTCGAGTTGGCGAGCGAGGTGCGCGAGCTTGGAATGGACGGAATCGCGCTGACTCCTCCGTACTACTATCCTGATTCGCAGGACGAACTCGCTGACCACTACAGGTATGCTCAGGACCAGATCGGCCTGCCGCTGTGGGTGTACAACATTCCTCAGACGGTAAAGACCGCTGTAGAGCCGGGCACCATAGCGATGCTGGCGGCTGAGGGCACTGTCGTTGGGGTGAAGGACAGCTCAGGCGCCGGGGAACTGCTGGCGCAGCTCAACGTGCTTTGCGATCAGGGTGATCTCTCACTGCTCAGGTTCCTGGGCACAGTCTTCCGTGTTACTAGCGCGGGATCGGTTGGCGTCCATGGCGTGATTCCAGGGATTGCGAACCTTGTTCCAGAAGTATGCGCCCGTGGCTGGGAGGCCGGTGAGGCGGGAGACACTGAGACGGTACGTGACTGCAACGGTAAGCTGCTCACGGCGCAAAAGGTAGGGGCTGTGGCGAAGGGTGGGAGCGCTAATGCTGCCAGCTTTGGCGGCATGAAGGCCGCGCTTAAGCAGATGGGCGTAATCGACCATGACATCATGTCCCGTCCCTTCCGGCAACTGACTGAAGAAGAGAAGTCACAGATACCACCGATCCTGGAAGACCTGGGGCTGAAGTAG
- a CDS encoding PIG-L family deacetylase, translated as MTSETLLPLDEDWQTALIVVAHPDDIEYGAASAVSKWTSEGKSVVYLLVTRGEAGIDSMHPDEAREVRTREEIEGAEVVGVETVEFLDHKDGVVEYGLPLRRDIASAIRRHRPDVVITGNMAMSFKQGFANQADHRAVGLAALDGSRDAGNRWIFPELVDVGLEPWNGVKMLLVSGSPNPTHAVDVGDHVYKGVESLEKHDAYLKGLSEDVVPEMFLTMNANAVGIEFGCDYAISFEVIQI; from the coding sequence ATGACCTCTGAAACGCTTCTACCTCTGGATGAAGACTGGCAGACAGCTCTCATCGTAGTTGCCCACCCTGACGACATCGAGTACGGAGCGGCAAGCGCCGTTTCCAAGTGGACCTCAGAGGGCAAGTCGGTCGTGTACCTGCTGGTCACTAGGGGCGAGGCCGGCATAGACAGTATGCACCCGGATGAGGCCCGCGAGGTACGAACGCGCGAGGAGATCGAGGGGGCTGAGGTCGTAGGAGTCGAAACGGTCGAGTTCCTGGACCATAAGGATGGCGTAGTCGAGTACGGTCTGCCACTCAGAAGAGATATTGCCAGCGCAATACGTCGTCACAGGCCGGACGTGGTCATCACAGGCAACATGGCCATGAGCTTCAAACAGGGGTTTGCGAATCAGGCTGACCATCGTGCGGTCGGACTAGCCGCGCTCGACGGATCGCGTGATGCGGGGAATCGCTGGATCTTTCCAGAGCTTGTAGACGTAGGTCTGGAGCCATGGAATGGGGTGAAGATGTTGCTGGTGAGCGGCTCGCCTAATCCAACTCACGCCGTAGATGTAGGCGACCACGTCTACAAGGGCGTAGAGTCGCTCGAAAAGCACGATGCATATCTCAAGGGGCTTTCCGAGGACGTAGTCCCAGAAATGTTCCTCACGATGAACGCGAACGCAGTTGGAATCGAGTTCGGCTGCGATTATGCGATCAGCTTCGAGGTCATTCAGATATAA
- a CDS encoding MoaD/ThiS family protein, with the protein MATVYIPSLMQKLSDGKSKVEIEGSSVRQVVNNLDAAYPGFKERLVEDGRIKGNISVAIDGEITPLGMLEKVGENSEVHFLPAIAGGKL; encoded by the coding sequence ATGGCTACGGTCTATATCCCGTCGCTGATGCAGAAGCTGAGTGACGGCAAGAGCAAGGTCGAGATCGAAGGGTCGTCAGTCCGACAGGTCGTCAACAACCTCGACGCCGCATATCCGGGATTCAAAGAGCGGCTGGTCGAGGATGGGCGGATCAAGGGGAACATCTCGGTTGCCATCGATGGCGAGATCACGCCGTTAGGGATGTTGGAGAAGGTAGGCGAGAACAGTGAGGTGCACTTCCTGCCTGCGATCGCCGGAGGAAAGCTATGA
- a CDS encoding xanthine dehydrogenase family protein molybdopterin-binding subunit, with amino-acid sequence MTQTLDYEPNMVLATETFNVVGTRPIRHDGADKVTGRALYGADFDTAGLLHGHILRSPHAHARIKSIDTSAAEALPGVLAVVTNADFASDADAVVDLGEGATSLKWLRDNVLASDKVLYRGHAVAGVAASNPHVAEEAVQLIDVQYEVLPPVVTVEEAMADGAPILHDDLKTEELGEQTDKVSNVAQHFQHKKGDTAKGFPEADVVVEREYRAKTVHQGYIEPHNATALWNTDGRLHIWCSTQGAFTVRDAMAQLLEMPVSQIRVIPMEIGGGFGGKIPVYLEPVAALLSRKTGQAVKILMSRADVFEASGPTCGSWSRVKIGAKSDGTITAAEVELACEAGAYPGSPVGAGAMCALAAYDIENGTVDGYDVVVNKPKTAAYRAPGAPNAAYAVEQAVDELADELGMDPIELRLKNAAKEGTRRVDGPTFNKVGLVETLEAMRDHPHYSAPLGENQGRGIAIGFWFNIGFDSAVNLAVNADGTVSLTEGSTDIGGSRASIAMQAAEVLGIAAEDIRPTVVDTDSIGYTAVTGGSRTTFATGWAAYEAAQSVKQQMIERAATIWDVEADSVEMADGVVQSKSDPELSMTFADLAGQLGRTGGGITGTASVNPSGVGGSFAGNIVDIEVDPETGKTDVVRFTAFQDVGKAIHPSYVEGQMQGGSVQGIGWALNEEYYMNDDGGMDNSTLLDYRMPTSLDLPMIDTVIVEVANPGHPFGVRGVGEANIVPPTPAVANALRDAVGTRLYETPMNSVAIAAALAQNGD; translated from the coding sequence ATGACCCAGACTCTAGACTACGAGCCAAACATGGTGCTGGCCACCGAAACGTTTAACGTTGTTGGCACGCGCCCAATCAGACACGACGGCGCGGACAAGGTGACGGGTCGCGCCCTCTACGGAGCGGACTTCGACACCGCCGGTCTGCTTCACGGACACATCCTGCGCAGCCCGCACGCACATGCGCGCATCAAGAGCATCGACACATCGGCAGCCGAGGCGCTGCCTGGGGTACTCGCGGTAGTCACCAACGCCGACTTCGCAAGCGATGCAGACGCGGTCGTCGATTTAGGCGAGGGTGCGACCAGCCTGAAGTGGTTGCGTGACAACGTACTTGCTTCGGACAAGGTCCTTTATCGAGGTCATGCCGTTGCTGGCGTGGCCGCATCGAATCCTCACGTCGCTGAAGAAGCAGTGCAGCTCATCGACGTGCAGTACGAGGTGCTTCCTCCTGTCGTAACTGTAGAAGAGGCGATGGCCGATGGTGCGCCGATCCTGCACGACGATCTCAAGACCGAGGAGCTGGGCGAGCAAACCGATAAGGTCAGCAACGTCGCACAGCACTTCCAGCACAAGAAGGGTGACACAGCGAAGGGATTCCCGGAAGCCGACGTGGTTGTCGAGCGAGAGTACCGCGCCAAGACAGTGCACCAGGGCTACATCGAACCCCACAACGCGACTGCTCTATGGAACACTGACGGCAGGCTGCACATCTGGTGCAGCACGCAGGGTGCATTCACTGTGCGTGACGCCATGGCGCAGTTGCTCGAAATGCCTGTTTCCCAGATCAGAGTTATTCCGATGGAGATCGGCGGCGGTTTCGGTGGAAAGATACCTGTGTATCTCGAGCCTGTAGCCGCGCTGCTTTCCAGGAAGACCGGCCAGGCCGTGAAGATTCTGATGAGCAGGGCCGATGTATTCGAGGCATCCGGTCCGACATGCGGCTCCTGGAGCCGGGTGAAGATCGGCGCCAAGAGCGACGGGACCATTACTGCTGCCGAAGTCGAACTGGCCTGCGAGGCTGGGGCATACCCTGGCTCTCCTGTGGGCGCTGGGGCTATGTGCGCCCTCGCGGCATACGACATTGAGAACGGCACTGTTGACGGCTACGACGTAGTCGTGAACAAGCCGAAGACGGCGGCCTACCGAGCGCCTGGCGCTCCCAACGCCGCCTACGCGGTCGAGCAGGCGGTTGACGAGCTGGCTGACGAGCTCGGCATGGACCCGATTGAGCTGAGGCTCAAGAACGCAGCCAAAGAGGGCACACGCCGCGTGGACGGCCCTACCTTCAACAAGGTAGGACTCGTCGAAACTCTCGAGGCAATGAGGGACCATCCCCACTACAGCGCGCCTCTGGGGGAAAACCAGGGACGCGGTATCGCGATCGGATTCTGGTTCAACATCGGCTTCGACTCCGCGGTAAACCTTGCTGTCAATGCCGATGGCACGGTCAGCCTGACTGAAGGTTCTACCGACATCGGTGGGTCCCGCGCTTCCATCGCCATGCAGGCGGCAGAAGTTCTGGGAATCGCCGCTGAGGACATCAGGCCTACAGTCGTCGACACGGACTCGATCGGCTACACCGCCGTGACCGGCGGCAGCCGCACGACGTTTGCCACAGGATGGGCCGCCTATGAGGCAGCCCAGTCAGTGAAGCAGCAGATGATCGAGCGCGCTGCCACGATCTGGGACGTCGAGGCAGACTCAGTCGAGATGGCAGACGGCGTCGTCCAGTCGAAGTCTGACCCCGAACTGAGCATGACGTTCGCGGACCTGGCGGGCCAGCTTGGCAGGACCGGCGGCGGCATCACTGGAACCGCTTCCGTTAACCCGAGCGGTGTTGGCGGTTCATTCGCCGGCAATATTGTCGACATCGAGGTCGACCCCGAGACCGGCAAGACCGACGTCGTTCGCTTCACTGCCTTCCAGGACGTAGGAAAGGCGATACACCCGTCTTACGTCGAGGGCCAGATGCAGGGCGGCTCGGTCCAGGGCATCGGCTGGGCGCTGAACGAGGAGTACTATATGAACGATGACGGCGGCATGGACAACTCCACGCTGCTTGACTATCGCATGCCCACAAGCCTCGATCTTCCGATGATCGACACGGTTATCGTGGAAGTGGCCAACCCCGGCCACCCCTTCGGTGTCCGCGGCGTGGGTGAGGCGAACATCGTTCCTCCCACCCCTGCGGTTGCGAACGCCCTCAGGGATGCGGTCGGGACACGCCTGTACGAGACTCCGATGAACTCAGTCGCGATAGCCGCGGCACTGGCGCAGAACGGAGACTAA
- a CDS encoding (2Fe-2S)-binding protein, giving the protein MPAKTYVQSIINGEHLDFLCEPRQSLLEVLRDVVGLTGTKEGCNDGNCGACTVEFDGRIVTSCLVLGVEAEGKEITTIEGVAEGSTLHPLQQSFLENAALQCGICTPGFIVAAKSLLEHNPDPSEHEIRFWLANNLCRCTGYDKIVRAVQDAAVKMQEA; this is encoded by the coding sequence TTGCCCGCCAAGACTTACGTACAGTCCATAATCAACGGTGAGCACTTAGACTTCCTGTGCGAACCACGCCAGAGCCTGCTCGAAGTGCTGCGCGACGTAGTCGGCCTTACCGGCACCAAGGAAGGCTGCAACGACGGCAACTGCGGCGCCTGCACGGTCGAGTTCGACGGCCGAATAGTGACATCTTGCCTGGTCCTCGGAGTCGAGGCTGAAGGCAAGGAGATCACGACTATCGAGGGCGTCGCGGAAGGCAGCACGCTGCACCCGTTGCAGCAGTCATTCCTTGAGAATGCGGCACTTCAGTGCGGCATTTGCACGCCTGGCTTCATAGTGGCCGCCAAGTCACTGCTCGAGCACAACCCTGACCCATCAGAGCACGAGATCCGTTTCTGGCTCGCCAACAACCTGTGCCGCTGCACCGGCTATGACAAGATCGTCCGGGCGGTCCAGGATGCGGCTGTGAAGATGCAGGAGGCGTAA